Proteins encoded together in one Bactrocera neohumeralis isolate Rockhampton unplaced genomic scaffold, APGP_CSIRO_Bneo_wtdbg2-racon-allhic-juicebox.fasta_v2 cluster11, whole genome shotgun sequence window:
- the LOC126765723 gene encoding uncharacterized protein LOC126765723 codes for MIQHMHRHRFKKIWIEAQVHNTQRDTIVLTLPDRFGVPDRVASALGSALFQDFKIKDKHGKPLIMDKSKVRREKEKCRQEVLRKRLDDTNLLAFSFDGRKDDTLTIDKIDEKYHTRMVKDEVLVILREPNSELIGYVRLEHETAEYKTTNLNGFLNDKNISLDTLIGICTDGEPTNTGPPGGIIRRFELLLKRPLHWFVCLLHFNELPFRHLFEVLDKSTSTGPRSATGKLSRQIETCETLPVVDGFQKIEFQNMPPAPEKKRIFHRIEVFIRHGPCNFWRRGSGGSG; via the exons atgattcaacatatgcaccgccaccggttcaagaagatatggatagaagcacaagttcacaatacacagagagatacgattgttttaactttgcctgacagatttggtgtgcctgacagagtagcatcagcattgggatccgctcttttccaagattttaaaattaaagataagcatgggaaacctctcatcatggataaatcgaaagttcgcagagaaaaagagaaatgcagacaagaagtgcttcgcaaacggttagatgataccaatttgttagcgttttcattcgatggcagaaaagatgatactttaacgatagataaaattgatgagaagtatcatactaggatggtaaaagatgaggttcttgttattttgagagaacccaattctgaattgattggttacgtaagactggaacatgaaaccgctgaatacaaaacaaccaatttaaatggttttttgaacgataaaaatatatcactggatacattaattggaatatgcactgacggtgagccaacaaacactggcccacccggtggaattatacgacgattcgaattgctgttaaaaagaccattgcattggtttgtttgccttctacactttaacgaacttccgtttcggcatttgtttgaagttttggataaatcaaccagcactggaccaagatcggcaaccggaaaactgagccgtcaaatcgaaacttgtgaaactcttccg gtggtggacggcttccagaaaattgagtttcaaaatatgccccctgctccagaaaaaaaaagaattttccatcGAATCGAAGTatttatacgacatggcccatgcaatttctggcggcgtggttccggtggatctggttaa